One window of the Bacteroidales bacterium genome contains the following:
- a CDS encoding DNA cytosine methyltransferase: MLNYIDLFAGAGGLSEGFFRAGFKPIAHVEIDEAACFTLKTRTAYHYLKSNNEFDKYLAYLRGEVNRETLYKSVPKELLATIINFPIGTESNSEIHKTIKNINKENIDLIIGGPPCQAYSLVGRARSDDGMAKDPRNYLYVQYAKYLEKYNPKMFVFENVLGLKSAKDGLYLRKMEDLFLKKGYYMQLFTLEANNFGVLQNRKRIIIIGWEKSLSINIPNLESIKNSCDSRVELLFSDLPKLQAGEGIDKFTTYSGKTNSWLKNSVVRNGIDILTQHVARPHTEQDKEIYRIAVNKWNKNKERLDYNDLQERLKTHKNRHSFFDRFKVVANDLPYSHTVVAHIAKDGHYYIHPDIKQNRSITVREAARLQSFPDDYYFEGVKEAANRTAAFKQIGNAVPPIMASAIAQEIMKILC; encoded by the coding sequence ATGCTCAATTATATAGACTTATTTGCTGGTGCCGGAGGGCTTTCTGAAGGATTTTTCAGAGCAGGGTTTAAACCTATTGCTCATGTTGAGATTGATGAGGCAGCCTGCTTTACTCTGAAAACAAGAACTGCTTATCATTACTTGAAGTCAAATAATGAGTTTGATAAATATTTAGCCTATTTAAGAGGTGAAGTCAATCGAGAAACTTTATATAAATCTGTACCTAAAGAATTATTAGCAACGATAATTAATTTTCCAATAGGTACTGAGAGTAATTCTGAAATTCATAAAACCATTAAGAACATTAATAAGGAAAATATTGATCTAATCATTGGTGGTCCGCCATGCCAAGCTTACTCTTTAGTTGGAAGGGCACGATCAGACGATGGAATGGCAAAAGACCCCCGCAACTACCTATATGTACAGTATGCAAAATACTTAGAAAAGTATAATCCTAAAATGTTTGTTTTTGAGAATGTACTTGGATTAAAATCAGCTAAAGATGGATTGTATCTAAGAAAAATGGAGGATCTATTTCTGAAAAAAGGTTATTACATGCAACTTTTCACACTAGAAGCAAACAATTTTGGTGTTCTACAGAATAGAAAGCGAATTATTATTATTGGTTGGGAGAAAAGTTTATCCATTAATATCCCAAATCTAGAATCAATTAAAAATAGTTGTGATTCAAGAGTTGAACTACTATTTTCTGATTTGCCAAAACTACAAGCAGGTGAAGGCATAGATAAATTCACTACTTATTCAGGCAAAACAAATTCTTGGCTTAAAAATTCCGTTGTCCGTAATGGCATTGATATTTTAACTCAGCATGTTGCCAGACCTCATACAGAACAGGATAAGGAAATTTATCGAATAGCTGTTAATAAGTGGAATAAAAACAAAGAACGCCTAGATTATAATGACCTTCAAGAAAGATTAAAAACACACAAAAATCGTCATTCCTTTTTCGATAGGTTTAAAGTAGTTGCAAATGACCTTCCGTATTCTCATACAGTTGTTGCTCATATTGCAAAAGATGGTCATTATTATATTCATCCCGACATTAAACAGAATCGCTCAATAACTGTCCGAGAAGCCGCACGTTTACAATCCTTCCCAGATGATTACTACTTTGAAGGTGTAAAGGAAGCAGCAAATCGAACGGCTGCTTTTAAACAAATAGGTAATGCTGTTCCACCAATAATGGCTAGTGCGATTGCACAAGAAATAATGAAAATACTATGTTAG